In Pseudomonas rhizosphaerae, one DNA window encodes the following:
- a CDS encoding ABC transporter permease, which produces MKTSTLPKATPGTKSSGTYLGLGTYLGLAGALLAMIVLFSVLSSHFLSYSTFSTIANQIPDLMVLAVGMTFVLIIGGIDLSVGSVLALAASAVSVAILGWGWSVLPAALLGMGCAALAGTITGSITVAWRIPSFIVSLGVLEMARGVAYQMTDSRTAYIGDAFAWLSDPVAFGIAPSFLIALGVIAIAHLTLTRTVFGRYLIGIGTNEEAVRLAGINPKPYKVLVFSLMGLLAGVAALFQISRLEAADPNAGAGLELQVIAAVVIGGTSLMGGRGSVISTFFGVLIISVLAAGLAQIGASEPTKRIITGAVIVIAVVLDTYRSQRARKRG; this is translated from the coding sequence ATGAAAACTTCGACGCTGCCCAAAGCTACCCCTGGCACAAAATCCAGCGGCACCTACCTGGGCCTGGGTACCTACCTCGGTCTGGCTGGCGCCTTGCTGGCCATGATCGTGCTGTTCTCCGTGCTCAGCAGTCACTTCCTGTCGTACAGCACTTTCAGCACCATTGCTAACCAGATTCCCGACCTGATGGTATTGGCTGTCGGCATGACCTTCGTACTGATCATCGGCGGCATCGACCTGTCGGTGGGCTCGGTGCTGGCACTGGCTGCTTCCGCCGTCAGCGTCGCAATCCTCGGCTGGGGCTGGAGTGTGTTGCCCGCCGCGCTATTGGGCATGGGCTGCGCGGCGCTTGCCGGGACCATCACCGGTTCGATCACCGTGGCCTGGCGCATCCCCTCGTTCATCGTCTCCCTGGGCGTGCTGGAAATGGCTCGCGGGGTCGCCTACCAGATGACCGATTCGCGCACGGCCTACATCGGCGACGCCTTCGCCTGGCTGTCCGACCCGGTTGCCTTTGGCATCGCGCCCTCGTTCCTGATCGCCCTGGGGGTGATCGCCATCGCCCACCTGACCCTCACACGCACGGTCTTCGGCCGCTACCTGATCGGCATCGGCACCAACGAAGAAGCCGTGCGCCTGGCCGGGATCAACCCCAAGCCCTACAAGGTGCTGGTGTTCTCGCTCATGGGGCTCCTGGCCGGGGTGGCTGCACTGTTCCAGATTTCCCGGCTGGAGGCGGCTGACCCCAATGCCGGTGCTGGCCTGGAGCTGCAGGTAATCGCCGCGGTGGTCATCGGTGGGACCAGCCTGATGGGCGGACGTGGCTCGGTCATCAGCACCTTCTTCGGCGTGTTGATCATTTCCGTGCTGGCTGCCGGCCTGGCGCAGATCGGCGCGAGCGAACCGACCAAGCGCATCATTACCGGTGCCGTGATCGTCATCGCCGTGGTGCTCGATACCTACCGCAGCCAACGCGCACGCAAGCGGGGTTAG
- a CDS encoding ATPase domain-containing protein has translation MLEQLKRLASGIEGLDLLLKGGLVAGASYIVQGRPGSGKTILANQLGFNHVREGGRVLVATLLAESHERLFQYLSTLSFFDASKIGNEIQFVSAFDTLENEGLDEVVKLLRREISRQKATILIVDGVLNARSKADSQIDTKKFISELQGHAAFAGCTVLFLTSSRLDDGSPEHTMVDGVIELGEELFNTRSVRRIQLRKTRGSGALSGLHECEITDDGLVVYPRLESLYSRPSCPDLTDLSRVPSGIPDLDNLIGGGLPRSSVTLVMGPSGIGKTSLGINFLGASTPEEPGLLFGMYESERRLQVKARSLGHDFEALQASGALHVCWQPTTEGLLDGLGARLLRQVETHGIKRVLIDSLGGMARTATSTVRLTEFFSTLMSELRTRGVTVFATWEIRGLFGPEITSPAPDLSSIVDNVLLTRFVEHESELKRLLSILKVRDSYYDPSLLELVIHGHGIDLRKAFKNAEAVLSGSASTISNP, from the coding sequence ATATTGGAACAGCTAAAGCGCCTCGCTAGCGGGATTGAAGGGCTCGATTTGTTGCTCAAGGGTGGGCTGGTGGCCGGTGCGTCCTACATCGTGCAGGGTCGTCCCGGTTCAGGCAAAACCATCCTGGCCAATCAGTTGGGCTTCAATCACGTGCGCGAAGGCGGCCGGGTCCTGGTTGCCACGCTGCTGGCCGAGTCCCATGAACGGCTGTTTCAGTACCTCTCTACCCTGAGCTTTTTCGACGCCTCGAAAATCGGCAACGAAATTCAGTTCGTCAGTGCCTTCGACACGCTGGAGAACGAGGGCCTGGATGAGGTGGTCAAGCTGCTGCGTCGCGAAATAAGCCGGCAAAAGGCAACGATTCTGATCGTCGATGGCGTCCTGAATGCCCGTTCCAAGGCCGATTCGCAAATCGACACCAAGAAGTTCATTTCCGAGTTGCAAGGCCATGCGGCCTTCGCCGGGTGTACGGTGTTGTTCCTGACCAGCTCGCGACTGGACGATGGCAGCCCTGAGCACACCATGGTCGATGGCGTCATCGAACTGGGCGAGGAGCTGTTCAACACCCGTTCGGTCCGCCGTATCCAGTTGCGCAAGACCCGCGGCAGCGGTGCATTGTCGGGCCTGCATGAATGCGAGATCACCGACGATGGACTGGTGGTCTATCCGCGCCTCGAGAGTCTGTACAGCCGCCCTTCCTGCCCCGACCTCACCGATCTGAGCCGGGTGCCCAGCGGCATTCCTGATTTGGACAACCTGATTGGTGGCGGTCTGCCGCGCTCCTCGGTGACGCTGGTGATGGGTCCCTCGGGGATCGGCAAGACCAGTCTGGGGATCAACTTCCTGGGCGCCTCCACACCCGAAGAGCCTGGCTTGCTGTTCGGCATGTACGAATCGGAACGGCGCCTGCAGGTCAAGGCTCGGTCGTTGGGCCATGACTTCGAAGCACTGCAGGCCAGCGGCGCCCTGCACGTGTGCTGGCAACCGACCACCGAAGGCTTGCTCGACGGTCTGGGCGCGCGCCTGCTGCGTCAGGTGGAAACCCACGGCATCAAGCGCGTGCTGATCGACAGCCTGGGCGGGATGGCCCGCACGGCAACCAGTACCGTACGCTTGACCGAGTTCTTCAGCACGCTCATGAGCGAGCTGCGTACACGGGGTGTGACCGTGTTTGCCACCTGGGAGATTCGCGGGTTGTTCGGTCCGGAAATCACTTCACCGGCGCCCGACCTTTCCAGCATCGTCGACAACGTCCTGCTGACTCGATTTGTCGAACATGAGTCTGAACTTAAGCGCTTGCTTTCCATTCTTAAAGTCAGAGATAGTTATTATGATCCGTCGCTATTGGAGCTGGTCATCCATGGTCACGGAATCGACCTGAGAAAGGCGTTCAAAAATGCAGAGGCAGTGTTATCAGGTAGCGCCTCCACGATATCGAATCCGTGA
- a CDS encoding response regulator — MATILIVDDEYLIADILGYALEDEGYMAVKAGNGKRALEILDRERPALVITDFMMPGMNGLELAQKIRSHPSFKSVPILLMSGAQGSVGRATPDLFNAVYDKPFDINEVVKKIRQLVPLEPF, encoded by the coding sequence ATGGCCACTATCCTGATCGTCGACGATGAGTATCTCATCGCCGACATCCTTGGTTACGCGCTCGAAGACGAGGGCTACATGGCCGTCAAGGCCGGCAACGGCAAGCGTGCGCTGGAGATCCTCGATCGCGAGCGTCCTGCGCTGGTCATTACCGACTTCATGATGCCGGGCATGAATGGGCTGGAACTGGCGCAGAAGATCCGCAGCCATCCCTCGTTCAAGTCTGTGCCGATCCTGTTGATGAGTGGCGCACAGGGCAGCGTCGGACGGGCCACTCCCGACCTGTTCAATGCCGTCTACGACAAGCCCTTCGACATCAATGAAGTGGTAAAGAAGATTCGCCAGCTGGTTCCGCTCGAGCCTTTCTAG
- the map gene encoding type I methionyl aminopeptidase, translated as MSRKNLSRTPEQVAMARSAGALAADVLRMIAPHVQAGVTTQQLDALCNAYIVNELRVIPANVGYHGFTKTVCISVNHVVCHGVPSDKVILVDGDIVNIDVAVIKDGWFGDTSRMYYVGEPSPLARRLVDTTHEAMLAGIEVVKPGATLGDIGHAIQTVAHREGFSVVREYCGHGIGQIYHDEPQVLHYGRKGEGMRLTEGMIFTIEPMINAGKAGTRQLPDGWTVVTRDLSLSAQWEHMVAVTANGYEILTL; from the coding sequence GTGAGCCGCAAAAATCTGAGTCGCACCCCGGAACAAGTCGCCATGGCCCGCAGCGCGGGTGCCCTGGCCGCTGACGTGCTGCGCATGATTGCACCGCATGTGCAGGCCGGCGTCACCACGCAACAGCTGGACGCGCTGTGCAACGCCTACATCGTGAACGAACTGAGGGTGATCCCGGCGAACGTGGGTTACCACGGTTTCACCAAGACGGTATGCATCTCCGTCAATCATGTGGTGTGCCACGGCGTGCCCAGCGACAAGGTGATATTGGTCGACGGCGACATCGTCAACATCGATGTGGCAGTCATCAAGGACGGCTGGTTTGGCGATACAAGCCGCATGTATTACGTCGGCGAGCCCAGCCCACTGGCACGGCGCCTGGTGGACACGACCCACGAAGCGATGCTGGCCGGGATTGAAGTAGTCAAGCCAGGCGCCACACTGGGCGACATTGGCCATGCGATTCAAACCGTGGCCCACCGTGAAGGCTTCAGCGTGGTGCGCGAATACTGTGGGCATGGTATCGGGCAGATTTATCACGATGAACCACAGGTGCTGCACTATGGCCGCAAGGGCGAGGGCATGCGCTTGACCGAAGGCATGATTTTCACCATCGAACCCATGATCAATGCTGGCAAGGCTGGCACCCGCCAGCTGCCCGACGGTTGGACGGTGGTAACCCGCGACCTGTCGTTGTCCGCGCAGTGGGAACACATGGTGGCGGTCACTGCCAACGGCTACGAAATTCTCACGCTGTAG
- a CDS encoding RHS repeat domain-containing protein has product MTHSASHAIHHATPALQVFDNRLLALRNIAYYRDQPGAAHAHITRQGYNASGQLAYSIDPRLHTAQANGANVAANLQHRHSLSGRCLQSRSVDAGTEVILLDASGREAMTWLANGVAQTRNYEHAPLPGRLLAVHERDAAQVWRTAERWQWADVGEWTKARNLAGHCHSRFDSGGKNVVEARSLHGAIARESLQLLASHAESDWNGDDSQPWTEFLEPEPMISTVAFDACGAIVASEDAKGHRQRYGRDRCGQFRASWGTLAQRTEIPAVLDVSYGAGGQKEVERHANGIVVTHSYAPDSQRLVGLHTLRLRDRRTMQYLRYQYDPTGLVTQVRNDAEQTRFWRNQKIEPQQDYRYDSLAQLIETCGRQMAALGQVGSELPGALAIDTSAYARYRRRYVYDQAGNLQAIRHSVPATGAGFITELTTSTRSNRTLPSSLCDDPSQIDDHFDAAGQQRALDHSQTTTWNSRMQLRSVACTGGGIEHYLYGLQHQRLRKTHALGTTRYLPGLEWHENDGQALHCISVGEHIRLLHWPAGSPNGVANDQLRYSYTDLLGSHGLELDGEGQVISREEFFPFGATAIWACRSQVEARYKTVRYSGKERDHTGLYYYGYRYYQPWIGRWLSADPAGTVDGLNLYAMVRNSPASAVDDDGRMLRIMVRGGVGAAGLGYEAWKHNEKAAQPAPQASAPAPSGSMGDRRADQAIEKIQRMKDEFSPARQIKDSAIGRAETAEHLAHGQLPGAQAVLEGASTISTVAEFSHSGSVSQLEKTSLAGAVATDAAQGVVQGVKGTVQTAKKVVQSTAELATLSNTKTEQLQNSVNDLEELAQDKLITGLSFGGTVKAGLDGAAAIVPHPVAKAGLKILSAAWTVTGVVHGAEELGEIAKTHRDLLASKTGENLMGQMKTINASNRGGITDQVRQSYGLSGHP; this is encoded by the coding sequence ATGACCCACTCTGCGTCTCACGCGATTCATCACGCTACCCCTGCACTTCAGGTATTCGACAACCGCTTGCTGGCGCTGCGCAATATCGCCTACTACCGTGACCAACCTGGCGCCGCCCACGCGCACATCACGCGCCAGGGATACAATGCGAGTGGGCAGCTCGCATACAGTATCGACCCGCGTCTTCATACGGCTCAAGCCAACGGAGCGAATGTGGCTGCCAATCTGCAGCACCGCCACAGCTTGAGCGGTCGATGCCTGCAAAGCCGTAGCGTCGACGCCGGGACAGAGGTGATCTTGCTTGACGCCAGCGGCCGTGAGGCAATGACTTGGCTCGCCAATGGTGTCGCGCAGACCCGGAACTATGAACATGCACCATTGCCCGGCCGCCTGCTGGCGGTTCACGAACGTGACGCCGCACAAGTCTGGCGTACAGCCGAACGCTGGCAATGGGCGGACGTTGGCGAGTGGACCAAGGCACGCAACCTGGCCGGCCATTGCCACTCACGTTTCGACAGCGGCGGTAAAAACGTTGTCGAGGCGCGCAGTCTTCATGGTGCGATTGCCAGGGAAAGCCTGCAATTGCTTGCCAGCCATGCCGAAAGTGACTGGAACGGCGATGATTCCCAGCCCTGGACCGAATTCCTGGAACCAGAACCCATGATCAGCACGGTAGCGTTCGATGCCTGTGGCGCCATCGTCGCCAGCGAGGATGCCAAAGGGCATCGTCAACGCTATGGCCGTGACCGTTGCGGGCAGTTCCGAGCCAGCTGGGGCACCCTCGCGCAGAGGACCGAGATCCCAGCGGTGCTGGACGTGAGCTACGGTGCAGGCGGGCAAAAGGAAGTAGAGCGGCATGCCAATGGCATTGTCGTGACCCATAGCTACGCACCTGATAGCCAACGCCTGGTCGGCCTGCATACTCTGCGCCTGCGAGACCGCCGTACAATGCAATACCTACGCTACCAGTACGACCCGACGGGTCTAGTGACCCAGGTGCGCAATGACGCCGAACAGACTCGCTTTTGGCGCAATCAGAAAATCGAGCCGCAGCAAGACTATCGCTATGACTCACTGGCGCAGCTCATCGAAACGTGTGGTCGGCAAATGGCCGCACTCGGTCAAGTCGGCAGCGAGCTACCTGGCGCGCTTGCCATCGACACCAGTGCCTACGCTCGCTACCGCCGTCGATACGTGTATGACCAGGCCGGCAACCTGCAAGCCATTCGGCATAGCGTACCGGCAACCGGCGCGGGCTTCATCACTGAGCTAACGACCTCCACCCGCAGCAATCGGACGCTGCCGAGCAGTCTGTGCGACGACCCCAGCCAGATCGACGATCACTTCGACGCTGCTGGCCAGCAGCGGGCGTTGGATCACTCGCAAACCACTACCTGGAACAGCCGCATGCAACTGCGCAGCGTTGCCTGTACAGGGGGTGGCATCGAGCACTACCTCTATGGCCTTCAGCATCAACGGTTGCGCAAGACCCATGCGCTGGGGACTACCCGCTATTTGCCGGGACTGGAATGGCATGAAAACGACGGGCAAGCGTTGCACTGCATCAGCGTGGGCGAGCACATTCGTCTGTTGCACTGGCCTGCAGGCAGCCCCAACGGTGTGGCCAACGACCAGTTGCGCTACAGCTATACAGACCTGCTCGGCAGTCACGGACTAGAGCTGGACGGCGAAGGCCAGGTGATCAGCCGCGAAGAGTTCTTCCCGTTCGGCGCCACGGCCATATGGGCTTGCCGGAGTCAGGTCGAAGCCCGATACAAGACGGTCCGCTATTCAGGAAAAGAACGTGACCATACCGGACTCTACTATTACGGCTATCGCTACTACCAGCCATGGATCGGTCGCTGGCTGAGCGCCGATCCGGCAGGCACGGTGGATGGCCTGAACCTTTACGCCATGGTCCGCAACTCGCCAGCGTCAGCGGTGGATGACGATGGTCGCATGTTGCGGATCATGGTCAGAGGCGGTGTTGGCGCAGCGGGATTGGGCTACGAGGCGTGGAAGCATAACGAAAAGGCAGCACAGCCTGCGCCACAGGCATCCGCGCCTGCACCGAGTGGCTCCATGGGCGATCGTAGAGCGGATCAAGCGATCGAAAAGATCCAACGCATGAAGGACGAGTTCAGCCCTGCACGTCAGATTAAGGACAGCGCTATCGGTCGGGCCGAAACTGCCGAGCATCTGGCCCATGGACAACTACCGGGCGCCCAGGCGGTCCTCGAAGGGGCGTCGACTATCAGTACCGTGGCCGAGTTCAGCCATAGCGGCAGCGTCTCGCAACTCGAGAAGACATCCTTGGCGGGCGCGGTGGCTACTGATGCTGCACAGGGCGTCGTGCAAGGCGTCAAGGGCACTGTGCAAACAGCTAAAAAAGTGGTGCAGAGCACCGCCGAGCTGGCCACACTTTCCAATACCAAGACCGAGCAGCTTCAGAATTCGGTAAACGACTTGGAAGAGCTGGCGCAAGACAAGCTGATTACCGGTCTATCGTTCGGAGGTACGGTCAAGGCCGGTTTGGATGGAGCGGCAGCAATCGTGCCTCATCCGGTCGCGAAGGCTGGCCTCAAGATACTGTCTGCAGCATGGACAGTGACCGGGGTGGTGCATGGCGCCGAGGAGCTGGGAGAGATCGCCAAAACCCATAGGGACTTGCTCGCCAGCAAGACGGGCGAAAACCTCATGGGGCAGATGAAAACGATCAACGCGTCCAATCGCGGAGGAATCACGGACCAAGTCAGACAGAGCTACGGACTTTCTGGCCATCCATAA
- a CDS encoding sugar ABC transporter ATP-binding protein, which translates to MTSNVVLSVSGIGKTYAQPVLWDIDLQLHRGEVLALTGENGAGKSTLSKIIGGLEAPTTGQMQFQGQPWLPGSRTAAERGGVRMVMQELNLLPTLTVAENLFLHELPSRAGWIDRRRLREQARQAMAQVGLDAIDPDTLVGDLGIGHQQMVEIARNLIGECRVLVLDEPTAMLTAREVDMLFAQILRLRERGVSIIYISHRLEELAQVVQRIAVLRDGRLVCVEPMARYNSEQLVNLMVGRELGERIDLGERRIGTTMFQVQGMSRGDKVKDVSFDVRQGEIFGISGLIGAGRTELLRLIFGADTSDAGTVAIGLPPKPVNIRSPADAVAHGIALITEDRKGEGLLLSQSISANIALGNMPAISAAGIVNNQAEGALAQRQIEAMRIRSSSPAQTVSELSGGNQQKVVIGRWLERDCAVLLFDEPTRGIDVGAKFDIYALLGELTRQGKALVVVSSDLRELMLICDRIAVLSAGRLIDTFEREHWSQDELLAAAFAGYQKRDALLAEPAARTSA; encoded by the coding sequence ATGACATCCAATGTTGTGCTGTCGGTGAGTGGCATCGGCAAGACCTATGCCCAGCCGGTGCTGTGGGACATCGATCTGCAACTGCACCGTGGCGAAGTGCTGGCCCTGACAGGCGAGAACGGTGCAGGCAAAAGCACCCTGTCCAAGATCATCGGCGGGCTGGAAGCGCCGACCACAGGGCAGATGCAGTTCCAGGGTCAGCCCTGGCTGCCGGGCAGCCGCACCGCCGCCGAGCGTGGCGGGGTGCGCATGGTCATGCAGGAACTCAACCTGCTGCCCACCCTGACCGTCGCGGAAAACCTGTTTCTTCACGAACTGCCCAGCCGCGCAGGCTGGATCGACCGTCGGCGCCTGCGTGAACAGGCTCGTCAGGCGATGGCTCAGGTGGGCCTGGACGCGATTGATCCGGACACCCTGGTCGGCGATCTGGGAATTGGCCATCAACAGATGGTCGAGATCGCCCGCAACCTGATCGGCGAGTGCCGGGTGCTGGTGCTCGACGAACCCACCGCCATGCTCACCGCGCGCGAAGTCGACATGCTGTTCGCGCAGATCCTGCGCCTGCGCGAACGCGGCGTTTCCATCATCTATATTTCCCATCGCCTGGAAGAGCTGGCCCAGGTCGTGCAACGCATCGCCGTGCTGCGCGATGGCCGTCTGGTGTGTGTCGAACCGATGGCGCGCTACAACAGTGAGCAATTGGTCAACCTCATGGTCGGTCGCGAGTTGGGCGAACGCATCGACCTGGGTGAGCGGCGCATCGGCACGACGATGTTTCAGGTCCAGGGCATGAGCCGTGGCGACAAGGTCAAGGACGTGTCCTTCGACGTGCGCCAGGGCGAGATCTTCGGCATTTCCGGATTGATCGGGGCAGGGCGCACCGAGCTGCTGCGGCTGATCTTCGGCGCCGACACCAGCGATGCCGGCACCGTTGCTATCGGCCTGCCACCCAAGCCGGTCAACATTCGCAGCCCCGCCGATGCCGTGGCCCACGGCATTGCCCTGATCACCGAAGACCGCAAGGGCGAAGGTCTGCTGCTGTCGCAGTCCATTAGCGCCAATATCGCGCTGGGCAACATGCCGGCGATTTCTGCCGCTGGCATCGTCAACAATCAAGCCGAAGGCGCCTTGGCACAGCGCCAGATCGAGGCCATGCGCATCCGCAGTTCGAGTCCGGCACAGACCGTGTCGGAGCTGTCCGGCGGCAATCAACAAAAGGTGGTGATCGGCCGCTGGCTGGAGCGCGACTGCGCCGTGCTGCTGTTCGACGAGCCCACCCGCGGCATCGATGTGGGTGCCAAGTTCGACATCTACGCCTTGCTCGGCGAGCTGACCCGTCAGGGCAAGGCCCTGGTCGTGGTCTCCAGCGACCTGCGCGAGCTGATGCTGATCTGCGACCGCATCGCGGTGCTCTCGGCCGGCCGCCTGATCGACACGTTCGAGCGCGAACATTGGAGCCAGGATGAACTGCTGGCGGCCGCGTTCGCCGGTTATCAAAAACGCGATGCGCTGCTGGCCGAGCCTGCAGCAAGGACCTCTGCATGA
- a CDS encoding cation:proton antiporter, giving the protein MSFILWMAVLGVLLLMLALTASYLRWLPVTTSAVCLAFGVAIGPMGLGLFTTDFKDTASWLERLAEAAVLFSLFSTGIKLRLGLGRSAWRAAYMLSGPVMIVSILGVCLVAHYALGLSWGVSMLLGAMLAPTDPVLASMVQVNSAQDFDRVRFGLSGEAGLNDGTAFPFVILSLLMLHHGSLDSHWLGQWALENLVWGVPVGLLIGYGMGRAIGHLMIYLRVRHADSTNSPNDFLALALIALSYFAAASVGAFGFLAVFAAGLGLRQAEVRTSNSEVPSEHLAKPISGHRDMAPEEGTVTHPNDLEDGQLAAGVMMGDILVFGNLVERSMEVLLITILGATLSAYWDWRAVGLAAALFCVIRPLSVWLLVSRRLLDGHQRALLGWFGIRGIGSIYYLCYALAHELPESVEQVCISLTLSVVALSILVHGISTQPLLEHYERRRKPA; this is encoded by the coding sequence ATGAGCTTTATCTTGTGGATGGCCGTGCTGGGCGTCCTGCTGTTGATGCTGGCGCTGACGGCGTCTTACCTGCGCTGGTTGCCAGTGACCACCTCCGCGGTGTGCCTGGCATTCGGCGTGGCCATCGGCCCAATGGGGCTGGGCCTGTTCACCACCGACTTCAAGGACACCGCTTCGTGGCTGGAACGCCTGGCGGAGGCCGCGGTGTTGTTTTCGCTGTTCAGCACTGGCATCAAATTGCGGCTGGGATTGGGCCGCAGTGCGTGGCGCGCAGCTTATATGCTGTCAGGCCCGGTGATGATCGTCTCGATCCTGGGGGTATGCCTGGTGGCGCACTATGCCCTGGGCTTGTCGTGGGGGGTGAGCATGCTGCTCGGGGCGATGCTGGCGCCGACCGATCCGGTGCTGGCGTCCATGGTCCAGGTGAACAGCGCGCAGGATTTCGACCGCGTGCGCTTCGGGCTGTCGGGCGAGGCCGGGCTCAACGACGGCACCGCCTTTCCCTTCGTGATCCTGAGCCTGCTGATGCTGCATCATGGCAGCCTCGACAGCCACTGGCTGGGTCAGTGGGCCCTGGAAAATCTGGTGTGGGGCGTGCCGGTCGGATTGCTGATCGGTTACGGGATGGGCCGGGCAATCGGCCACTTGATGATCTACCTGCGCGTGCGCCACGCCGACAGCACCAACTCGCCGAACGATTTTCTGGCGCTGGCCTTGATAGCGCTGTCCTACTTTGCCGCCGCCTCCGTGGGCGCCTTCGGTTTTCTCGCCGTGTTCGCCGCAGGCCTGGGGTTGCGGCAGGCGGAGGTACGCACGTCGAACTCCGAGGTGCCTTCGGAGCACCTGGCGAAACCGATCAGCGGCCACCGTGACATGGCCCCCGAAGAAGGCACCGTCACCCATCCGAACGATCTGGAAGATGGGCAGCTGGCCGCTGGGGTGATGATGGGCGACATCCTGGTGTTCGGCAATCTGGTGGAACGGTCCATGGAGGTACTGCTGATCACCATTCTGGGGGCGACCTTGTCCGCCTATTGGGATTGGCGAGCGGTGGGCCTGGCGGCCGCGCTGTTCTGCGTGATTCGGCCATTGAGCGTGTGGCTGCTGGTGAGTCGCCGCTTGCTCGATGGGCATCAGCGCGCGTTGCTGGGCTGGTTCGGCATACGTGGGATCGGGTCGATCTACTACCTGTGTTATGCCCTGGCACACGAATTGCCTGAATCGGTCGAGCAGGTGTGTATCAGCCTGACGCTGTCGGTGGTGGCGTTGAGCATCCTGGTACACGGCATCAGCACCCAGCCGCTGCTCGAGCACTATGAACGGCGGCGAAAGCCGGCTTAA
- a CDS encoding sugar ABC transporter substrate-binding protein translates to MKLPFAGRLLAVSLMAAIGTVAPLQSSFADAQKPKVALVMKSLANEFFLTMEDGAKSYQKEHAADFDLVSNGIKDESDTANQIRIVEQMIVAKVDALVIAPADSKALVPIIKKAMDAGIKVVNIDNQLDAGVLKSKGIQVPFVGPDNRKGAKLVGDYLAKQLAAGDQVGIIEGVPTTTNAQMRTAGFKDAMEAAQMKIVSVQSGNWEIDKGNAVASAMLNEYPDLKALLAGNDSMALGAVSAVRAAGKAGKVQVVGYDNINAIKPMLKDGRILATADQFAARQAVFGIQSALGMIKGDKLDVDANGVIQTPVELVTKP, encoded by the coding sequence ATGAAGCTGCCCTTCGCTGGACGCCTGCTTGCCGTCTCCCTGATGGCTGCCATCGGCACCGTCGCCCCGTTGCAATCCTCCTTCGCCGATGCCCAGAAGCCCAAGGTCGCGCTGGTCATGAAGTCTCTGGCCAACGAATTCTTCCTGACCATGGAAGACGGCGCCAAGAGCTACCAGAAGGAACACGCCGCCGATTTCGACCTGGTGTCCAACGGCATCAAGGACGAGTCCGACACGGCCAACCAGATCCGCATCGTCGAGCAGATGATCGTGGCCAAGGTCGATGCGCTGGTCATTGCCCCGGCAGACTCCAAGGCCCTGGTACCTATCATCAAGAAAGCCATGGATGCCGGTATCAAGGTCGTCAACATCGACAACCAACTGGATGCCGGCGTGTTGAAAAGCAAGGGCATCCAGGTGCCGTTCGTAGGCCCCGACAACCGCAAGGGCGCCAAGCTGGTGGGTGACTACCTGGCCAAGCAACTTGCCGCAGGCGACCAGGTCGGCATCATCGAAGGCGTACCGACCACCACCAATGCACAGATGCGCACTGCCGGTTTCAAGGACGCCATGGAAGCGGCGCAGATGAAGATCGTCTCGGTGCAGTCGGGCAACTGGGAAATCGACAAGGGCAATGCCGTCGCTTCCGCCATGCTCAATGAATACCCCGACCTCAAGGCCCTGCTGGCCGGCAACGACAGCATGGCGCTCGGTGCGGTCTCTGCGGTGCGTGCCGCCGGCAAGGCAGGCAAGGTGCAGGTGGTGGGCTACGACAACATCAATGCCATCAAGCCGATGCTCAAGGACGGCCGCATACTGGCCACGGCTGACCAGTTCGCCGCTCGCCAGGCAGTGTTCGGTATCCAGAGTGCCCTGGGCATGATCAAGGGCGACAAGCTCGACGTCGACGCCAACGGCGTGATCCAGACCCCGGTCGAGCTCGTCACCAAGCCCTGA